In Musa acuminata AAA Group cultivar baxijiao chromosome BXJ2-8, Cavendish_Baxijiao_AAA, whole genome shotgun sequence, one genomic interval encodes:
- the LOC103996357 gene encoding uncharacterized protein LOC103996357, producing MANASDLFLVDRVPHRPAPPPIPRPTAASIVSHAFPDPLDFSGFRFFEETSEGIASSGDYASRLGLGFEKDDDGGHVDREADWAADDFFVGRRMSSPSASIEFSRARPVDSDGLRVVGYESDSDSDEQQIVAIGADLDDGEGRDQAVSDDLGLPLRWDCLRFGENRRDPNEDFEWEEVDGRIEERDAISVTIVGDEERSEEIRDLDHNEDGGGDVEWEFLLAVNNSGRNPMDPEDVGVYFVDEQEGLGDASDYEAYEVLFGQFVEHDSNFKGSPPAAKSVIESLPSVLLTEEDVAKANALCAVCKDGILVGERVKQLPCCHLYHEDCILPWLGIRNTCPVCRFELPTDDPEYEKWKARRAGGVVSDDDDSQLRVDFEVLPEA from the coding sequence ATGGCGAACGCCTCCGACCTCTTCCTCGTCGACCGCGTGCCCCATCGCCCCGCCCCTCCGCCGATCCCCCGCCCCACCGCAGCCTCCATCGTCTCGCACGCCTTCCCAGACCCCCTCGATTTCTCCGGCTTTCGGTTTTTCGAGGAGACCTCGGAGGGGATCGCCTCCTCCGGTGACTATGCCTCGCGACTGGGGTTGGGATTCGAGAAGGATGACGACGGGGGGCATGTCGACCGCGAGGCGGACTGGGCCGCGGACGACTTCTTTGTCGGCCGGAGGATGAGCTCCCCGTCCGCGTCGATCGAGTTCTCCAGGGCTCGCCCCGTCGATTCGGACGGCCTGCGCGTCGTCGGCTACGAATCAGACTCCGACTCCGACGAGCAGCAGATCGTGGCGATCGGCGCGGATCTTGACGATGGCGAAGGACGGGATCAGGCCGTGTCCGACGACCTGGGTCTTCCCCTTCGCTGGGACTGCCTCCGGTTCGGCGAGAACAGGAGGGATCCGAACGAGGATTTCGAATGGGAGGAGGTCGACGGCCGCATCGAGGAAAGGGATGCGATCAGTGTCACGATCGTCGGCGATGAGGAGAGATCTGAGGAGATTAGAGACCTCGATCACAACGAAGACGGGGGTGGAGATGTCGAATGGGAGTTTCTCTTGGCCGTCAATAACTCGGGTAGAAACCCGATGGACCCCGAGGACGTCGGGGTATACTTCGTCGACGAACAAGAGGGCTTGGGCGATGCTTCCGACTATGAGGCGTACGAGGTCTTGTTCGGGCAATTCGTCGAGCACGATAGCAACTTCAAGGGAAGCCCGCCTGCAGCCAAATCGGTGATAGAAAGCCTTCCGTCGGTTCTCCTCACGGAGGAGGATGTTGCCAAGGCGAACGCGCTGTGCGCGGTTTGCAAAGACGGGATCTTGGTGGGGGAAAGAGTCAAGCAGCTGCCTTGCTGCCACCTCTACCATGAGGACTGCATCTTGCCGTGGCTGGGGATCCGGAACACCTGCCCCGTCTGTCGGTTCGAGCTGCCGACCGACGATCCCGAGTACGAGAAGTGGAAGGCAAGGAGGGCAGGTGGCGTCGTCTCCGACGACGATGACTCGCAGCTCAGGGTTGATTTTGAAGTGTTACCTGAAGCTTAA
- the LOC135619824 gene encoding serine protease SPPA, chloroplastic-like isoform X2: MKAAYDPRISGIYLHIEPLNCGWGKLDEIRRHIMNFKKSGKFIISYLPECREKEYYLACACGEFYVPPSAYVALYGLTVQSAFLGGVLEKAGVHPEVYRIGKYKSFGDQLACKGMSNEVREMLSSLLDNIYENWLETVSSSQGKRREEIEDFLNSGIFQVEKLKEEGWITNIMYDDEVMSMLKERLGQKNKKKLLMVDYSKYSRVRKSTLGLDGGREQIAIIRASGPLSVAGSGIMAEQLIEKIRSIRDSDRYKAVILRIDSPGGDALASDLIWREIKLLAASKPVIASMSDVAASGGYYLAMAAGTILAEKLTLTGSIGVVRGRFSLNKLYGTIDLNKEILSRGQYAELNVAEQRPLRPHESELFAKSTQYAYTQFRDKAALSRSMTVDQMEEVAQGRVWTGKEAASKGLVDAIGGFSRAVAIAKYKAKIPHDKQVKLVEVSRPSPTLPERLGGIGNSLFGLDMAVKEVLQDLTFSDGVQARSDGILLDIAGNISQDNHVLHLIKDCLSSS; encoded by the exons ATGAAAGCGGCATATGATCCTCGAATATCTGGTATTTATCTTCATATAGAACCACTTAATTGTGGATGGGGCAAACTTGATGAAATACGGAGGCATATAATGAATTTTAAGAAGTCAG GTAAGTTCATCATCAGTTATTTGCCTGAATGTCGAGAGAAGGAGTACTACCTTGCATGTGCTTGTGGAGAGTTTTATGTTCCTCCAAGTGCTTATGTTGCATTGTATGGTTTGACAGTTCAATCAGCATTTCTTGGCG GTGTTCTTGAGAAAGCAGGGGTTCATCCAGAAGTTTACAGGATTGGTAAATACAAAAGTTTTGGGGACCAGCTTGCATGTAAAGGCATGTCTAATGAAGTTCGTGAAATGCTGAGTTCTTTGCTTGATAATATTTATGAAAATTGGCTTGAAACAGTATCTTCAAGTCAAG gaaagagaagggaagaaattGAGGACTTTCTTAACTCAGGAATTTTCCAAGTTGAAAAGCTTAAAGAAGAAGGTTGGATAACGAATATAATGTATGATGATGAG GTCATGTCAATGCTGAAGGAGAGGTTGGGccaaaagaataagaaaaagctTCTTATGGTTGATTACAG TAAATACTCAAGAGTAAGAAAATCAACTCTTGGTTTAGATGGTGGTAGAGAACAAATTGCCATAATTAGAGCCTCTGGACCATTAAGTGTTGCTGGTTCTGGCATCATGGCCGAACAGCTGATAGAGAAGATCCGCAGTATCAGAG ACTCAGATAGGTATAAAGCTGTTATCTTGAGAATTGACAGTCCTGGTGGTGATGCTCTCGCCTCTGATCT AATTTGGAGGGAGATCAAGCTTCTTGCTGCCTCTAAACCTGTGATTGCATCAATGTCTGATGTTGCAGCAAGTGGAGGATACTACTTGGCTATGGCAGCAGGAACTATCTTAGCTGAGAAGCTCACTTTAACTGGTTCGATTGGTGTTGTCAGAG GAAGGTTCAGCTTAAACAAGTTATACGGGACGATTGATCTCAACAAGGAGATTCTGTCACGGGGTCAATATGCTGAGCTTAATGTTGCTGAACAGCGTCCTCTTAG ACCACATGAATCGGAACTGTTTGCCAAGTCTACACAGTATGCTTACACACAGTTTCGAGACAAAGCTGCTTTGTCACGATCGATGACT GTAGATCAGATGGAGGAGGTTGCTCAAGGGAGGGTATGGACCGGCAAAGAGGCAGCTTCTAAAGGATTGGTTGATGCTATAGGTGGATTCTCGCGAGCAGTCGCCATTGCAAAATACAAAGCTAAGATACCACATGATAAACAG GTTAAGTTAGTTGAGGTGTCAAGACCTTCACCAACTTTACCAGAAAGATTAGGTGGTATTGGGAATTCTCTGTTTGGGCTGGACATGGCTGTGAAGGAAGTATTGCAGGATCTAACGTTCTCTGATGGAGTTCAAGCAAGAAGTGATGGCATCTTGCTTGACATAGCAGGAAATATATCACAAGATAACCATGTCCTTCACCTAATAAAGGACTGTTTAAGCTCATCATAG
- the LOC135619824 gene encoding serine protease SPPA, chloroplastic-like isoform X1 translates to MSSRIPLLKLSQRCRQSLCSMLGLQPPLSALLRRSPPPPPLLFPSTSDRLCCSPFRSLASTADGVKDVGRSERIGNDGNPPNSSPPPPSDSGLDYPTGEFEMEEFGWWRRLVVKLRLFFALPWVRVEKGSVLKMQLRGKISDQLTTRFSSGLSLPQICENFMKAAYDPRISGIYLHIEPLNCGWGKLDEIRRHIMNFKKSGKFIISYLPECREKEYYLACACGEFYVPPSAYVALYGLTVQSAFLGGVLEKAGVHPEVYRIGKYKSFGDQLACKGMSNEVREMLSSLLDNIYENWLETVSSSQGKRREEIEDFLNSGIFQVEKLKEEGWITNIMYDDEVMSMLKERLGQKNKKKLLMVDYSKYSRVRKSTLGLDGGREQIAIIRASGPLSVAGSGIMAEQLIEKIRSIRDSDRYKAVILRIDSPGGDALASDLIWREIKLLAASKPVIASMSDVAASGGYYLAMAAGTILAEKLTLTGSIGVVRGRFSLNKLYGTIDLNKEILSRGQYAELNVAEQRPLRPHESELFAKSTQYAYTQFRDKAALSRSMTVDQMEEVAQGRVWTGKEAASKGLVDAIGGFSRAVAIAKYKAKIPHDKQVKLVEVSRPSPTLPERLGGIGNSLFGLDMAVKEVLQDLTFSDGVQARSDGILLDIAGNISQDNHVLHLIKDCLSSS, encoded by the exons ATGTCTTCTAGAATTCCCCTCTTGAAACTATCTCAACGTTGTAGGCAATCCCTTTGCTCCATGCTCGGTCTCCAACCGCCCTTGTCCGCGCTCCTCCgccgctctcctcctcctccccctctcctcttcccctccacctCCGATCGCCTTTGTTGCTCCCCGTTCCGATCCCTCGCCTCGACCGCCGACGGAGTGAAGGATGTAGGGCGGTCCGAGAGAATCGGAAACGATGGAAATCCCCCGAATTCTTCTCCGCCGCCGCCTTCCGACTCAGGTCTGGACTACCCGACGGGGGAGTTTGAGATGGAGGAGTTCGGTTGGTGGAGGAGATTGGTCGTCAAACTCAGGTTGTTCTTTGCTTTGCCTTGGGTGCGCGTGGAGAAGGGGAGCGTGCTCAAGATGCAGCTCCGCGGCAAG ATATCTGATCAGTTGACAACACGCTTCTCTTCAGGGCTGTCTCTACCACAAATATGTGAAAATTTTATGAAAGCGGCATATGATCCTCGAATATCTGGTATTTATCTTCATATAGAACCACTTAATTGTGGATGGGGCAAACTTGATGAAATACGGAGGCATATAATGAATTTTAAGAAGTCAG GTAAGTTCATCATCAGTTATTTGCCTGAATGTCGAGAGAAGGAGTACTACCTTGCATGTGCTTGTGGAGAGTTTTATGTTCCTCCAAGTGCTTATGTTGCATTGTATGGTTTGACAGTTCAATCAGCATTTCTTGGCG GTGTTCTTGAGAAAGCAGGGGTTCATCCAGAAGTTTACAGGATTGGTAAATACAAAAGTTTTGGGGACCAGCTTGCATGTAAAGGCATGTCTAATGAAGTTCGTGAAATGCTGAGTTCTTTGCTTGATAATATTTATGAAAATTGGCTTGAAACAGTATCTTCAAGTCAAG gaaagagaagggaagaaattGAGGACTTTCTTAACTCAGGAATTTTCCAAGTTGAAAAGCTTAAAGAAGAAGGTTGGATAACGAATATAATGTATGATGATGAG GTCATGTCAATGCTGAAGGAGAGGTTGGGccaaaagaataagaaaaagctTCTTATGGTTGATTACAG TAAATACTCAAGAGTAAGAAAATCAACTCTTGGTTTAGATGGTGGTAGAGAACAAATTGCCATAATTAGAGCCTCTGGACCATTAAGTGTTGCTGGTTCTGGCATCATGGCCGAACAGCTGATAGAGAAGATCCGCAGTATCAGAG ACTCAGATAGGTATAAAGCTGTTATCTTGAGAATTGACAGTCCTGGTGGTGATGCTCTCGCCTCTGATCT AATTTGGAGGGAGATCAAGCTTCTTGCTGCCTCTAAACCTGTGATTGCATCAATGTCTGATGTTGCAGCAAGTGGAGGATACTACTTGGCTATGGCAGCAGGAACTATCTTAGCTGAGAAGCTCACTTTAACTGGTTCGATTGGTGTTGTCAGAG GAAGGTTCAGCTTAAACAAGTTATACGGGACGATTGATCTCAACAAGGAGATTCTGTCACGGGGTCAATATGCTGAGCTTAATGTTGCTGAACAGCGTCCTCTTAG ACCACATGAATCGGAACTGTTTGCCAAGTCTACACAGTATGCTTACACACAGTTTCGAGACAAAGCTGCTTTGTCACGATCGATGACT GTAGATCAGATGGAGGAGGTTGCTCAAGGGAGGGTATGGACCGGCAAAGAGGCAGCTTCTAAAGGATTGGTTGATGCTATAGGTGGATTCTCGCGAGCAGTCGCCATTGCAAAATACAAAGCTAAGATACCACATGATAAACAG GTTAAGTTAGTTGAGGTGTCAAGACCTTCACCAACTTTACCAGAAAGATTAGGTGGTATTGGGAATTCTCTGTTTGGGCTGGACATGGCTGTGAAGGAAGTATTGCAGGATCTAACGTTCTCTGATGGAGTTCAAGCAAGAAGTGATGGCATCTTGCTTGACATAGCAGGAAATATATCACAAGATAACCATGTCCTTCACCTAATAAAGGACTGTTTAAGCTCATCATAG
- the LOC103996355 gene encoding eukaryotic translation initiation factor 5, whose protein sequence is MALQNIGASNSDDAFYRYKMPKMITKIEGRGNGIKTNVVNMVDIAKALHRPATYTTKYFGCELGAQSKFDEKTCTSLVNGAHDTAKLAGLLENFIKKYVQCYGCGNPETEIIITKTQMITLKCAACGFVSDVDMRDKLTTFILKNPPEQKKASKDKKGMRRAEKERLKEGEAADEELKKLKKETKKKGTVSSKDGASSKRVASKKKPTGSDEERSSPPDSQADDNEVADDNDDDGVQWQTDTSAEAARQRIQEQLNAVTAEMVMLSTGNVPDEEEKKVNQEKKEEAPKIGPEVVEKPSTHNQLIIEIKAMLKKGSKPSELSSSLPGSHQEIMNALFEALFEGEGAGKGFAKEVDKKKKYLAAAVQNEESQMCLLRAMEAFCGKFGGDAVKEVALAAKSLYDGDVLEEECIMKWYKEGLTGASKSSAVWKNIKPFIEWLQNAESESEDE, encoded by the coding sequence ATGGCTTTGCAGAATATTGGCGCTTCAAACAGTGATGATGCTTTCTATCGGTATAAGATGCCAAAGATGATAACCAAAATAGAAGGTCGTGGGAATGGCATCAAGACAAACGTAGTGAACATGGTGGACATTGCAAAGGCCTTGCACAGACCAGCCACCTACACGACAAAGTACTTTGGCTGTGAGCTTGGTGCCCAATCCAAGTTTGATGAGAAAACTTGCACTTCACTTGTTAATGGAGCTCACGACACTGCCAAATTAGCAGGGCTTCTAGAGAACTTCATCAAGAAGTATGTGCAGTGCTATGGATGTGGTAATCCTGAGACTgaaataataatcacaaaaacCCAGATGATCACCCTCAAATGTGCTGCTTGTGGTTTTGTGTCTGATGTAGACATGAGGGACAAGCTCACTACTTTTATCCTGAAGAACCCACCAGAACAGAAAAAGGCATCAAAAGACAAGAAGGGAATGAGACGAGCAGAGAAGGAAAGACTCAAGGAAGGGGAAGCTGCTGATGAGGAACTGAAGAAGCTGAAGAAAGagacaaagaagaagggtactgtATCATCTAAAGATGGAGCAAGTTCTAAACGTGTTGCTTCTAAGAAGAAGCCAACAGGCTCAGATGAGGAACGCTCCTCCCCACCTGATAGTCAGGCTGATGACAATGAGGTagctgatgataatgatgatgatggtgtgCAGTGGCAGACTGACACATCTGCTGAAGCAGCTCGCCAGCGCATACAGGAACAACTGAATGCTGTTACTGCTGAAATGGTCATGCTTTCCACTGGTAATGTGCCTGACGAGGAAGAGAAGAAAGTAAATcaagagaagaaagaggaagcTCCCAAAATTGGACCTGAAGTAGTGGAGAAGCCTAGCACTCATAATCAGTTAATTATTGAAATCAAAGCTATGCTGAAGAAGGGGTCCAAACCTAGTGAGCTTAGCTCGTCTCTGCCTGGGTCGCATCAAGAGATAATGAATGCACTATTCGAAGCCCTCTTTGAAGGTGAAGGTGCAGGTAAAGGGTTCGCAAAAGAGGTTGACAAGAAGAAAAAGTACCTTGCAGCTGCAGTGCAGAATGAGGAATCTCAGATGTGTCTGCTGCGGGCTATGGAAGCATTCTGTGGGAAGTTTGGTGGGGATGCAGTGAAGGAAGTTGCTCTGGCGGCTAAATCTCTTTACGATGGAGATGTATTGGAGGAAGAGTGCATAATGAAGTGGTACAAAGAAGGTCTGACCGGTGCCAGTAAGAGCTCCGCAGTTTGGAAGAATATTAAGCCTTTCATAGAATGGCTTCAGAATGCCGAGTCAGAGTCAGAGGACGAGTGA